Proteins from a genomic interval of Nocardioides jishulii:
- a CDS encoding helix-turn-helix domain-containing protein, which yields MATTSRRLVSLSEAAEILAVCPKTVRRYVSEGHLEAVRLGSKTLRIRVESIERFIDACPVGGGSKRLSR from the coding sequence ATGGCCACCACCTCACGACGCCTCGTGTCCCTGAGCGAAGCAGCAGAGATCCTCGCCGTGTGCCCCAAGACAGTCCGCCGCTATGTCTCCGAGGGGCACCTCGAAGCGGTTCGTCTGGGCAGTAAGACCTTGCGGATCAGAGTCGAGTCCATCGAGCGGTTCATCGACGCCTGCCCAGTCGGGGGCGGCTCGAAGCGGCTCTCGCGATGA
- a CDS encoding IS481 family transposase: protein MPHATHANAALTPRAQLRLARLIVDHGWSPARAAERYDVSWRTAKKWAERYRDEGPDGMHDRSSAPHHQPNRTPAPVVRKIVHLRWKQRLGPVEIADRLGRASSTVHAVLVRCRINRLTHIDRATGEAIRRYKHERPGDLIHVDVKKLGRVPDGGGWRYVGRKQGNRNRAATPDLPRNKWRNPLGGTCYLHTVIDDHSRVAYVEAHDDETKETAAAVLRNAVAWFADRGVTVKRVLSDNGSCYKSNLWNQTCAELGITPKKTRPYRPQTNGKIERFHRTLAEGWAFKKFYSSEAARLAALPAWIHEYNHHRPHSAIGKHSPITRLDNLAGHHS, encoded by the coding sequence ATGCCCCACGCTACCCATGCCAACGCAGCCCTGACCCCGCGTGCCCAACTTCGGCTGGCACGCCTGATCGTTGACCACGGCTGGTCGCCCGCACGGGCCGCCGAGCGCTACGACGTCTCGTGGCGCACCGCGAAGAAGTGGGCCGAGCGCTACCGCGACGAAGGCCCGGACGGGATGCATGACCGGTCCTCGGCCCCGCACCACCAGCCGAACCGCACGCCCGCGCCGGTGGTCCGCAAGATCGTGCACCTGCGCTGGAAACAGCGGCTGGGACCAGTCGAGATCGCCGACCGGTTGGGCAGGGCGTCCTCGACCGTGCACGCGGTCCTGGTCCGGTGTCGGATCAACCGACTCACCCACATCGACCGGGCTACCGGTGAGGCGATCCGGCGCTACAAACACGAACGCCCCGGTGACCTGATCCACGTCGACGTCAAGAAACTCGGTCGGGTTCCCGACGGCGGCGGTTGGCGTTACGTCGGCCGTAAACAGGGCAACCGCAACCGTGCCGCCACGCCCGACCTGCCGCGCAACAAGTGGCGCAACCCACTCGGCGGGACCTGCTACCTGCACACCGTGATCGACGACCACTCGCGCGTGGCCTACGTCGAGGCCCACGACGACGAGACCAAGGAGACTGCCGCAGCCGTACTGCGCAACGCTGTCGCCTGGTTCGCCGACCGCGGTGTCACCGTGAAACGGGTGCTATCTGACAACGGCAGCTGCTACAAGTCGAACCTTTGGAACCAGACCTGCGCCGAGCTGGGCATCACCCCGAAGAAGACCCGCCCCTACCGCCCACAGACCAACGGCAAGATCGAACGCTTCCACCGCACCCTGGCCGAGGGCTGGGCGTTCAAGAAGTTCTACAGCTCCGAGGCCGCGCGACTCGCGGCCCTGCCAGCATGGATCCACGAGTACAACCACCACCGGCCCCACTCGGCCATCGGGAAACACTCACCCATCACCAGGTTGGACAACCTGGCTGGGCATCACAGCTAG